The following is a genomic window from Labeo rohita strain BAU-BD-2019 chromosome 11, IGBB_LRoh.1.0, whole genome shotgun sequence.
AGTCCTCAGGAGACTCCTACAAGGAGCCACTAAGGTAAGACCACATTCTTGAAGCTAAAACAAAGGATGATAACTATAAcgacaacaataaaaaaaaaaagctgctctacataataaaaataacacagttCAAACCACAACTATGATGACAGCAGCACTGAGAAATGATATCAATggaatcattttcaaaacatttttttcttcagctgatGAACCTTAAAAACATTCAAGTCATTCAAACTATAGAAACTCATATAGTTATCATCACAGTTATCTTTAAGgttatcattcttggtgtgGACAGGCCTTCACACTGTaagtaattataattttaatggtaaaataatgtaaaaatgttacagtAAATTAACTGTTAATTGGCTAGTGTTAAGTTCCCTTGGTGAAAAACTGTACTAAATCTAttggtacattttatttttggaagtgAAACAGAACAATTTATTACATAActgacaaagaaaaaataaaataatgacattcccagaattccctgtgtaaCACTTcccaatttattttattttttttttttttttggtatggtatattttgaaattatgtttttaattgaaggattattgctttattttagtgTCGTGTGTTACcagtgtgttttatatttggTCTATATAATCTAtagtgtgtatacacacacacacacacacacacacacacacacacacatatatatatatatataataaactttGTTTCATCATGCAGTGTTTTGATGGTGGTTGTcagtatattataaaaacagattttagtattttagtaggttggtatattaacattttattagttaatgaatatacttatttatttatttatttattttttactgtcaaTTTAAGTTCAAACTGTAAAacctaagtaaaaaaaaaatgctactgtatttttacagtaattttcTGGTAACCACAGCTgctattttttcctttttctttttgaaaccatacattaaacagattttttacagtgcagttggtTGAAAGCAAAAAGGAAACTATTTACATACTCTAAGTACGGTATCTTTGAATGTTTCATATGAAGATTAATCTGCAGGAGGTCTGTTAGAACATTTCTTGTAAGCAtagttttttgcatttgtgttgGACAGCTGATTGCCATCGTAACAGATAAATTGTCGGACAACGCCGTGATTAGTGACCTCCAAAATGCTGCATCACGGGGTGTTCCAGTATACATCATCCTCAATGAAAGATCCATGGAAAAGAACTGCTTTGTGCACCGGCTTCAACATCCAGTGAGTGGATATAATAAACCAATactatatctatatttaaatttaaaaaataaaacttatctTATTTTAGCTAATTGCCAagagtcttaaaaataaagctttttacAATGATGCcactgaaaaaacattttaggttcCCAAAAGAACTtttcagttcttaaaagaacattttttcactcagtttttccaaaaaatcatgttttttttattatgttttatattgttttattgtgttagctagctgtttttttttttttttttggttaatcaAAATAACCTAATTGCAGTTTGATtaagattaattggaatgcacaatgaaaaaaacatgatttttgaaaattgttaaaaacagagttatccgtttttgcaaatgagctcttcatatattgataaaaactataaaagtacGCCAATAAGATGCAGTACAGTGATTAATGACTCAGTGTCCTCCATGATTTTGTCCTGGTTTTCACGCTAATATTTTAAGCTAGTTGTGCAACCTTTAAACCACAAAACCTCCATGCACACCTTAACAGACTGAACTTTAGGTTGTTCCTCTAAACAAAAGACTCAGACACACCTTAGTGGATAACTCTGCATCTGTTAGCAAATATTGCTCTTCATCACAGCGTGTATTCCTCTTTCTGTGTCTGTAAGTATGAATGAGAAGAACTCAGAAAGCAGTCATGAACAGGTTCATCCACATTCATCCGTGCAAACGATTGGTGCGTGGTTGTGGAATGTCTATAGTTTAAATCACACATCTCTGAAACTTAACAGGAACTGACCTTTcatttaaaagctgaaaatgCTAAAGTTTTGAATTCATTGGAAATCAACCGATCAGTCAGTTGAGGTATGCACTGAAGAGAAAAGATTCTGAAACATTCAATTTTGCCATGTACGTCATGTGAATCTCTTCCACATATTCCAGAATATCAAGGTGCGCGTTCTTGGAGGTAAAACGTATCTCACGCGTGACACCAAGATGGTGGTCGGAGAACTGAAGGACAACTTTGTGTTGGTGGATCTGGAGAAGGTGATGTTTGGAAGCTACAGGTAAAGGACGGTTTCATAAAAGAGCTCATAAGTAAGCCAAGAAATGCATTAGCTGCAGTTAAAGACTTGCTCAAGGGAACAAGGGTGGGAACCTTCTGGGATCTGAACCAACTTTTGGGTTGCCAGCTCATACCTTTAAAGACTATAAGCCACACCACCCCTACATTACACAGACAATTAGAGAAATGAACAGTTTGTGGGAACAATTCGTTTGTGTCTTTCACAGTTGTTGAGGTatactagtattttttttatttttttttttgaaaaaagtctctcaCCAAggttaactttttaaaaaccgCAATAAAAGTGGTAATATTACGAGATATAttggcaaatttaatttaatggtttttatttgaatatatcttaaaatataatttattcctgtgatgcaaagctgaattttcagcattattactcatCTTCactgtcacgtgatccttcagaaatcattctaatatgtttatttgctgctcaaaaaaatgctttttttcaggatgcttTGATAAAtcgaaagttcaaaagaacagcatttgaaatgaaaatattatgtaatatcataataaattgatttaatgcatcctttctgaataaaagtttttctttttttatctgaCTGAATGGTAGCATAAATAGTGACTTGTTCACCTAAAATCACTTACTTTCcatcatgttgtttcaaatccATGATTTCACACAGAAACAGTGGATTCACACTGTCAAGCACCAAAAGAACATAGTagtataacaaaaaaatatcataaaaatagtGCATAtctctgttctttctttttttgagacAAAGATATTGGATTCAAAGCATTGTCTGTTACAAGACACATGTGCATTATGAAACGTAggctaatgtttaaaatatgtgGAAAGAGATTGGCTTTATGCACGAGTCATATACAGAGTTTTTTTAGGCTATTATTTTGCTACTTTGTCCTTTTTGGGAGTTGTACATGTTCTAAATCCTTTCTAATCTcttgatttgttttctttgtcttGGTCAGTCTTAGCTGGACCGATGCTCACCTTCATCGTCAGCTTGTCACCGTTTTGAGTGGCCGGGTTGTTGAATCTTTCGATCGGGAGTTTCGGATCCTCTACGCTGCCTCGCTCCCAATCCCGGACACGTGGGAAGCTGGAATACCAGCTTCCGAGCCCAAAGAGTATAAAAAACTACCGCCCTTAAAAATGAACTGCAACAAAGTTGAACTCGCTGAGTTCGTCTCCAATCCTCCACCTCCACCTACTGATAACTTCCTGGACTGGGAAGAGATGGGGGTCATCCAGAGATTCCCGGATAGTCCTTTTACTCCACCTGATGCCGCTGGGCTACCGTTTCAACATCGACCCTTCTTGGAGAGAATTCCAGGAAGATGGGACCCTCCCTACGACTTTAACAGCAGACTTCTGCCTGGGCATCAAGAGGACACCAAGTAAGTAAATCATACAGTTTTTTGACCTCAAACTTTATATGTGACAGTCTCACAATTAAGGATTACTTAAGGTTTATATAACACATAGCATTCGAACCGATCAATTTGCATTAAACGGATAACGTTAGATCACTTACTCACTCTCCAAAACGATTCCAAAAATTCCAAACGACtttcgtttatcttcagaacacaaattaaggtatttttaatgaaatcttaaagatgtctgtcttaagaaacttTCGGTTTACTCACACATTTACATTGATCAGCGAACGTTAACAGAAGCTCAACCATACGTGTTTGAGGTGCGAGGACAAATCTCATCGGTTCTTGCCGAAGTTTAAACACGCTGCGTAACAGACGAGAATGACCCTCATTGGTTCTCACACTTCAAGCAAGCATGCTTGAGCTTCCTTTCGCCATAATTGATGTGTTCGTTGATTGATTAATGTTTTATAGGTGAATAAAAGGCTAAACCAAATCTTTCATTGTATAAAGCGATCGAGTCTCTTTAAAATTGTTTAGCTAAAATTCTCAGTAGTTTTAGTATCTCTATATGAACTTTTTAAAGTGCCAAAGCAGTGTCAATAGAGGGTTCGCACTTACGATTTGgccagttacccggatgcgcggccatattggcgatactcggatgtaaacaacagcatgaattccacagttaatgtactactaatTAGGttattctgctaatttatgctgtctaaaccttGGAAAtctgtgtggaagctgctaaatcatatagagaaagaCTAGTAatgggtgcaatattttgatgctaactaatgttaacagatCAGTTATGAACGAGCAGTATTATTTAAGATATTAGCTGAATATTtaacctacctgaccggaaatgaagAACAAGcactggaaatcctggtttaaTTTGACCACAAACGCCTTTAGTTCCtagttttttttgcactcttcttgaCAGTCtataatatgcaaaatgtttttcctggtttGACAGATTAGTACATCCCAAGACATGACATAATTGATCACtttcaacagcaataatcagcaaaatctgcaagttttgttcggttcagtggcattgtttgtgtttagtgccgccaatatggccggtTGGTGacgtgtcgtgaaaacacttATCTATAGATGGACATAAATCTCtcagaaattattaaaaatatctttatttgtgttgcgaagatgaacaaaaatcttacaggtttggaaagacatgagagtgagtCATAATTTATGTACGTTAACTGACCTCTGAGAATGAACTGAGAATTTaactaaatgttatatttttgatATCATTTTGCCACAAAAAAGACAATGCAATACATACGTCATTGTGCAATACATACGTCATTGTCTAAAACTGTATGTTAGCTTTGTGAAACAAAAATTTTAGATGTGTAAACTTAGGCTTATGTGTGTGAAGAAAATCAGAATTTGTAAAACAATCACTGTAAAAGGCATTTTCTCTACAGTCTTGTTTACTCTGTCTTATCTCTTTACGTTTTAGGTTTAATTCAATGTTTCTGTCAGATCTAAGGCATCCCGAATATCAAAGACCGAGGTCAGTATTTCTCAAAAAGCTTTTTATGTAATCTCCTACGTATGGACGTATTGTTAGGTGTGTTTGCGCTTAACATACACTGTCTTTTTCTGTTGTAGGCGACATTACTCTCCAGGAGAGATGCATTGCAATGAGGTGGTGAACAGGTAAATATTAAAACCGGTCCAAAAAGACATTCAGAAGGACCAGTAGAGTGAAAGACAAATAGGTAGGCAAATATTTGGATAGATGTTAACAAAAGATGTGCTAATCTCTTTCATCCAAAGGCCTCTACAGATTCCCGACAGAATCACGTATCCTCTACTGAACGCTGAAAACGAGGAGAGGTTTCCTGTGTACAAATCTCGCACCCACCGAATGGACATGACGCCAGAGGACGATCTCAGACCCCCTGCCAGACGAGAGCCTTTCATGAGGAGGGACAGAGTTTTAGGAGATACGATGAACCCTGAAGGAACcacaaaaactaattttaaggTATATGCTGCAGGTATATATAAGGTATATTTAGACCTGATTTCCTTGTTCCTGTTCTCATTTCTGCTTTCTCTCACAGAAGCCGCCTGAACTGTCACGAAGCAAGACTTTCAGCACTTTGAGCGACATTCTTAAACGGGTCAATGCACGTGCGAATCCTTCAGGACAGAAGAGGGCAGACAACCAGGCGGCCGTCAGCAAATCCACACTGGACCTCAATTTACAACGTTCAGACGCACAATCAAATGCTCGAACCACCGTAAGAGAGATTGAGATTTCTCATTTAAATGGACTTTCTGTGCCAGCTTTTgggataaaaaaagataaacacaAAAGCTGTCGTGTTACTACTGATATTTTAGGCACATATCAGGTCGTTATTAATGGAACATCTGTGGCATGTTGTGAGTTATAACTAACTAATTCCTCAGTAAACAGTAAACATGTTTACAGTAAATACTTGTACAACAGAATCATAAAAGAGATGTATTCtagatttaaaatatacaagatTCGCTGTTTCAAAAGTACACActaaagtttagggtcagttctaaaaagaaataaataacataccaataaataacaaaccaataaataaaataagcaacactaataataagaaatattatttcttgaggagcaaattggcatattgaaatgatttctgaaggatcatgtgacactgaagactggagaaatgatgctgaaaattcagcattgcatcacagaaataaataatattttaacttatttagtTAGTAAGCAGGTtgttgaaattgtaataatatttgacaatattaatctttttgctgtatttttttattaatgcaagAATAAAtgttgacttcttttaaaaagatttaaaaaatcttaccaaccccaaatatttgattggtagtgtgtaactcataaatattacatgaaacaTTACATTACTGTGATTGTTTCTTAAAAACTCTTACTATTGTAGGATTGGTCATGTaaatttttaaagcattaacaTTAATTACGTTGTTAATGGATAATTAGAAATCCATCCTcctagaatttaaattaatatcatttaaatgtaatttaacatggttttagtttattttaggcTGGTGCAGTCAAAGTGATCAAATGGCTAGATATGCATTTAGAACTAGAAATGATTCTATTCTATTGTCTTTCAGAACGCTGATAATCTGCCCCTGACTCCAGCTCTTGCACTTATGAAAAAGCGAAACGATGAGATTAAATCGGGACTGTTGAGGAGCATGCCGAGTGTGTTTACGCCTGGTTTCAGAGCTCCCAACTTCGGCCTGCAGAGGGAGACATGGAGGGCTCCATTCAGAAGCCATAGAACTGAGGAGGAGCACTGATGTTATGCAGGAAACCCCAGACAATGACATCACCAGTGTTACAATAATTCCCacgtatttaaatatgtaaatgttacTGTAATAAACAGGGCTGCAGGTAACAAGGGGTTTTCCTgcttacagaaaataaatattcatcagCAATGAAGTTACACTTGAAAAATAAGactattaacatattaatatatgtgttgTTGAAAGATGTGACCAGCTGTCATTGAATTTAAAAGCCAGTTGTGTTTATACTGcctatacactaccagtcaaaagtttttgaacagtaagattttttaaagaattctcttctgctcaccaagcttgcatttatttggtccaaaatacagcaaaaacagtaatattgtgaaatatttttactatttaaaataactgctttctaaataaatatattttaaaatgaaatttattcctgtgatcaaagctgaattttcagcatcattagtccattacttaagtgtcacatgatccttcagaaatcattctaaagtgatgataaatatgtttataatgttacaaaagatttccatttcagataaatgctgtttttcttctgaactttcaaaaattcatgtgactggagtaatggtgctaaaaattcaccttggaaatcacagaaataaattacattcgaaaaaaatattcaaatagagaacagttattttaaattgtaaaaatatttcacatatttccactgtttttgctgtactttggatcaaataaatgcaggcttggtgagcagaagatacatttttaaaaaacatttgttcaacatttgactggtagtgtaccttCATTTGAACTAGATTTATAAACTCGAATACCATTTTTAGAAGCTGGCTCTTTCTATTCAAataagtcaacatgaaattgcAGGTCATTTTACTTTTGTACATCCATTGGTTGAAATGGAAAGTTGTTTTAGAGGTTATtcattttgctgattattttaGGAATAATATGCACTgatgaatcatttaaaataagattaggaataataataaaaaaaaaattccatattgtaaataaaataaaaatatctggaGTAAGTCTTTCTACTTCATCATGTTATGTTTACTGTAATTCAGTGTTTTACTTCATGTTTCAACtagcagtttgttttttttttaaatagtatagagtcaattttaatttcatgttgactttaactCATTAGACCTGTCTGGATGGGCTGCTAAGATTGTTATGTGACaatagaaaatgttatttaaatattgaaaaatacagTGGATTGAAATGGTAACTGTGTGATCTTATTTACCctgacataaaatatatttaaatggcaTAGAATGCACGGTGGTTGTGGTtccccttttaaaaaaaaataaaattaagacaTTATTTAACTACTAAAGGCAGAGAAAGGAATATCCCTGATCTTTTGAACTGGCTCATCagcctttatttaaaaaaagaaaaaagaaagctgATGAGTCACAATCAAGCACACTTTATgcatctatgtgtgtgtgtgcgtgtgtgtacaTGTGGGTGTTTGTGACGTTTAGGAACTTACAAATGTGGTTTCACATGTGAAAGCATCAGACTTTGTATAGACGCAGCTCACTAGAGAAGATCTTTATTCTCAGCATCTGTTAGAGAAGCGTGTGTGAAGTTAGTTAACAGACGGACGTGTCTTGGAGGATGAAGCTGCTCCATGGACTGATCCTGGCTGCAGCTGTCCTGCTTCTGGCTGCAGGACACAGTGTGAAATCTGGATGTGACATCTACGACctcagtaaaaacaataatgtgtGCTGCACAAAGTGTAATCCAGGTGAGTTTTGAAAAGGAGTGAGTAGCTTTGGGTTAAACTGACTGTTAAAAGCCTGaatatgtaataatgtttcCAAAAAtctctctgtttctgtctcttATAGcaagcaatatatatatatatatatatatatatatgcttttaaaCTACATGTCTTTTTCTACAGTATATAGAAgctataaaaatttaaattatacagatttttttgtttgtttgtttgtttgtttgttgtcaGCCCCAAGTTGGGGGCTTATGAAAAAGAGACACTGGTTCAAAAAAGTATAAGAAAGCTTATTGGTTGTTGCTAAATATTAATGTTGTgaactgaaaaactgaaaaaggaaTAATTGCATGGGTAAAAAGAGAAGGAAAAGGGAAGAAATAGAGAGATGGTACCAAGATATTCTAATATTTGGTATTTTAGTAAGCttgaatattcaaaataaataaataaatataaaaatggtcACTAAGAAAGGAAGTGTTTAATGTAGAAAGATGCCAGGGTTTTATATCAGTGGAAATTATAAGTTAATTACTACAATGCTATTAACAACAATTAGCTAATAACTAATATCAGtgtaaatggaaaacaaattacgatttttatctatttaatttCTAGCATGCAtcattttgaatgtattttatattttcctgaggctcaaatgtaaaaattgaaTACACTGTTATTGATTTGTGATCAAAAAGTTCACAAACAAAGAAAGTTGTTTGAAATGACTGAACCCCAAaactccctggtgaaaaaaacagcatatgctggtaggtatgttttgatgctgggatgctggttagctatgttttaatgctggtttaagctggtccttagctggtttatgctggtcctttgctggtttttgctggtccttcgctggtttatgctggtccttcgctaaggaccagcataaaccagcaaaggaccagcttaaaccagcaccaaaacacacctaaccagcatcccagcatcaaaacatgcctaccagcatatgctggtttttcacCATGGCTGGAAATAGAATTACAatgcatttaattacatttaattacataatgtaaatgtagtTCATAGTATTTGGCctgtatttaaatacacatgAACACTGTGATATAAAGTGTGTTTGGTTCCCCTCATGATAATGTGTGATCATGTGATAAAAAAAACCACATCTGACAGCCTCATTCATCCTCAGTACACATAACAAGGTTTACTTTCGAAATGATTATCATGCATCAGAGATGCATAATCTTCACCGGAAGGAAACTCAGTCAGATGTAGGATATAGAGCGAGGTTCAAAAGTCCACTTGTGAAATGTTTCTATAACCTTTTCTCAAGTTACTGGAACAATTTTAgtgataaatacaaaaatgcgcTGTTCACACAGGCAAATGACATACACCCggtgttgtgtttgtaaacatggGGCAGTATACGCAGTCTTTTGGCCTAGAGACATCATAAGACGACTTCAAACCGCAAAACTACTGAGCTATCCACTTTATTGAAAGCAAAAGTCTCGCCTGACTGAAACGATGCtacattttcaatataatataattatattctgataatataatgttaaacctaTGAAAATGGTTCTAAAAAGACTGTCTATTTTGCAGTAGCGTTAACTCACAGTTTAGGACTGTCACCAAGGAATAAtgtgtcgattattctgacgattaatcgaataattatgaatttttttgtggtaataaaaatagacctaagtgaacaataacCTTTAAAATTACTCTAAATacatagcaatgaggcaatgaCAGTCggttaaaataaagtatcaaaagcaagtaatcatatgctTTTACTGaacaaactgttaaaatacataatgtattataaacaatagatctaatgtacattacgcatgacaacaaatgactgcagagggcgACTGTTTTTATACTTCACTGCGAGTATAAAAACGACAACAAcgtttaattcaaatgtccacttaatctttaatatttcttcATGATAGAATaactacagccactgtaattttttttgaatatgtggacatcaaaaagtgtgaactcagagtgagggtttaaagttttatttcGAATTtgcaatgaacagttagcatattgagaaaaataattatgtattctcctgtgtctGCATAGGTTTGTAAATGATTtgccttacaaatctgatgaaattgtgtttgttgagatgctccacacatgtaacgTTAAATGATAAgagtttgtgtagcagcatttactgtgaacggagccgctctgagatgcgcgtacataacctacacgcatgtaaataaggtgcatatattaaacctgcattgcaTATACTTATCTAATTGAATCTTAGCATTCATGAATTCTTAATAGGATTATGcttcattatgatttttaaataggtttaatatgtggaaatcgtcacttccggtattttgcatATTATCGACATAGGCAAAATGCAATagaggatttttaaaaatcaaatactcTTTACAAGAGTACTTTACAACAATTCCTTAAACTTCTTGCTGTTACTgtatacatttctatatttagtttgtttatcggtatcggtaataTCGTTCTTCGCACGTTaacgggatgtcaatcccatggcagaaacagagaacaaataggaacataattagcgtagctgctgttcaaaccaagcaaagaaagatttgttcaaccagagctaaaagattaataatgtgcatttgatcagatataactgcaaaagtttatgagatgcatttttTGAATGCTTGCCTAAAAGGatgagtctttaatctagatttaaacagagagtgTGTCTCTCTGAACCCCGATCaatttactggtaatgttaCAACAAATTTACCAGTATTTTTGAAAAGGTCCTGTTCACACATTATCTCTTAACagtaatttaccagtaaagactgtatgtgaaacatacgagtgcataatattaaataatattaaaaagtttattcacTTCCAGATGTTTAAAGTGTATGTGTTTGTTGCAGGAAACCGTCTCGTCATTCGTTGTGGTCCAGATCCAAAAGATTTGTGTACTCCCTGTGAAAAAGACAACTTTGTCACAGAAACATTATCACAGAGTTGTCAGAGATGTACTCAATGTACAGGTATAgcatttaaagtatatatttctTCTTTATAACTGATGTCCAGCCCGTCCTTACATCCAGAATGTCCAGTACTGCCACATGCATGTCCATGTGTTCTGTCCATCACCTTACAAATGCCAAAACCCTTTACTGACAAACTCCGATGATGCTTACATGTGTGTGTGGGTCTTCGAGAAAGGGACCAATCAGGTTGCAGCTACACTGTAAACTGTACActgttttcaccagtttcatcttaaaaacttaagtttagcatctgacttaaaatttaaagtgaatcaacttaaaagtacaaatcatttcaactcacaagttaaatcaacttaaaagtacaagtcattttaactcattatattgtaatgagttaaaattacttgtagttttaagttgattttacttaaaatgttaaggcatctgctaaacttttaaaagatttttaaataagtacTGAACATGTCATAATTTTTcccagtaaatatattttttttttttttcaagggaCAAGGGACAGGGTTGCTTTCTAATTACTGACGGATTTCAGCTGGTTTCTTTGCTTTCCATGCCTTTTTGCACCTTCTTTTCTTCATGTGTTCAATACTTTTCCTCCATGTCATTCCATAACTTAATTTCTgaacttatttgttttgttttctttgtgtgtaTGGATTACTTGGGTTGTTACCAACATCTggtgaaaatatatttactgagaaAAGTGGTGATCTGTTCAATACACTGTATatgtcttaaatatatacatgcgtATGCAttcatatatacaaatacacagtacacacacatatattatgtaaacaccaacttttattttggatgcgattaatcgatttgacagcactaatttgaATACAACGTGTGTTTTAATGAAGTTTCGCTCCTCTCCTCTGCTCCAGGTAACATGCAGGTGAAGGTGAACTGCACCGCCAGCAGCGACACAGTTTGTGAGTGTAAACCGGGACATCAGCCCTTTGGAAAAGGTGAATCTGAATAGAGATAACTGATCGGCCTTTTGATATTAATAACTAATATGCATCTAACTGCAACATCCTTCTTGTATGAATTAATAAGGTTGTGAGCCGTGTCCTCCAGGGACGTACAATGACAAGAGCCATCAATACTGTGTGAAATGGAGCAAGTATGGTTCACCTGTTTCATACACCTATTCATCAATTGCTGATGAAGCTACATATCACAAAAGCTTTATCTCTCAATCCACAGATGTACGGGGCCAGGTGATAAAATAATTGCTCCAGGAAATGCATACAGAGATGTAACCTGTGCCCATAAACCAGACACCAAAACAAATGACCTAGAAACCAGTATGTATGAcggaaataaatatatatttataggtTATATATAAAGGTTActtttaacaaatataaagcAATGAATAGTTTCCACTGGCATCTTTAAAGATCATTTCAAGCGACTGACTTACTGTTGCTCTTTGCTACAGAGTTCATTGCTATTTTCATCGTCTTTGCGCTCATCTGCATAGCGGTACCTACTGCTACAGTCCTCTTCTTAGAGTGGAGGAAAGGAAAAGCCACTCGTAAATCCCATG
Proteins encoded in this region:
- the tnfrsf9b gene encoding tumor necrosis factor receptor superfamily member 9b encodes the protein MKLLHGLILAAAVLLLAAGHSVKSGCDIYDLSKNNNVCCTKCNPGNRLVIRCGPDPKDLCTPCEKDNFVTETLSQSCQRCTQCTGNMQVKVNCTASSDTVCECKPGHQPFGKGCEPCPPGTYNDKSHQYCVKWSKCTGPGDKIIAPGNAYRDVTCAHKPDTKTNDLETKFIAIFIVFALICIAVPTATVLFLEWRKGKATRKSHVEKETLTEGGQTQTSLLNEPSFCFPQQEHGGSSQSSTASLVSQDIGPLVA
- the fam83e gene encoding uncharacterized protein fam83e, which codes for MSDSQEQSLNENIIFTSLTESSPNFLHCEEERYCVESLVSSGSEAFYTKLHHEQIKSFLSPGEVNQIAKWTKDYHQSDAAVEDGNGEVEVGSDGEDFSGHYFPTESDIPAPCLELGWPERTIWMDMGQIDIYTNPPAEHAPSIREVLRRLLQGATKLIAIVTDKLSDNAVISDLQNAASRGVPVYIILNERSMEKNCFVHRLQHPNIKVRVLGGKTYLTRDTKMVVGELKDNFVLVDLEKVMFGSYSLSWTDAHLHRQLVTVLSGRVVESFDREFRILYAASLPIPDTWEAGIPASEPKEYKKLPPLKMNCNKVELAEFVSNPPPPPTDNFLDWEEMGVIQRFPDSPFTPPDAAGLPFQHRPFLERIPGRWDPPYDFNSRLLPGHQEDTKFNSMFLSDLRHPEYQRPRRHYSPGEMHCNEVVNRPLQIPDRITYPLLNAENEERFPVYKSRTHRMDMTPEDDLRPPARREPFMRRDRVLGDTMNPEGTTKTNFKKPPELSRSKTFSTLSDILKRVNARANPSGQKRADNQAAVSKSTLDLNLQRSDAQSNARTTNADNLPLTPALALMKKRNDEIKSGLLRSMPSVFTPGFRAPNFGLQRETWRAPFRSHRTEEEH